In Acidobacteriota bacterium, the following are encoded in one genomic region:
- a CDS encoding TM0106 family RecB-like putative nuclease: MRHADSQLLFSATDLSRHLACNHLTSLRRAVALGTIESPPPYDDPRADVLKQRGLEHEQRLLEQFTASGLTVEVITAADAPFLERDPAAAAARTEEAMRRGVDVIYQGRLRDGAGRWSGYPDFLLRVGRPSRLGGWSYEALDAKLARTAKSEALLQLLLYSDLLSQAQGTGPEWMHLALGGTDHEGTTKFRVVEYAAYYRAVRRRFEAHAAAPPETYPEPVSHCDICDWRQSCARQRRADDHLSLVAGIARGQRRRLVERNVTTMTDLAALRLPMNPRLEGVTAGALTRIREQARLQVQGQLERRHVHELITPVEADKGLASLPEPSGEDLFFDLEGDAFAADGGFEYLFGVADRNGRYDASWALDHESEKHAFERFIDRALANWAQHPGFHIYHYGAYETVAVKRLMSRYATREDEVDCLLRGRVFVDLHRAVRQGLRASVERYSIKNLEPFYGYARDVDLTAATRALVRFEAALESGNPGVMAETLRTEIEGYNRDDCLSTLRLAEWLETCRGELENLTGEAVPRPASRDAEGDREREETTEAAALFEALTRDLPVDDDDLDVDQRARRLLAYLLEFHRREDKSMWWEFFDRCGLKGEEFIENRATLGGLTYVSEVGQVKRSVVHRYRFPEQQHEIEAGDSPKNPATAESEEFKWGSCGKVVDIDDAAGTVDLKRVSNSPVPHPEALVPLEVVTSGVLQESLVRLAQEVIADGFQPDSPRRAAFDLLRRFPPRVAPTVSEPDPSCADPRGHLVAPGESPLEAVRRIARQLDRSVLPVQGPPGSGKTYTGAQAILDLLADGRRVGVTANSHKVISNLLGAVCRAAPVDVRGIQKAKDDDGCPDQRIVQVTSNDAVAAALASGEANLAGGTAWLWAREEMASAVDVLVIDEAGQMSLANTLAVSQAASSLVLLGDPRQLDQPIQGIHPPGADVSALGHLLGGSATVDPARGVFLDHTWRMHPDVCGFTTEQFYAGRLRSRPGLDRQIVLGTGPLAGRGLRFIPVAHAGNTNASDEEAERVAALVRDLLEADAAWIDQDGVRKPLRVADILIVAPYNAHVATLRARLPDGARAGTVDKFQGQEAPIVVYSMATSSADEAPRGMEFLYSLHRLNVATSRARCVAAIVASPSLFAPDCRTPQQMRLANPFCRFLELAEAIPFAQ; this comes from the coding sequence ATGCGCCATGCCGACAGCCAGCTTCTGTTCTCGGCCACCGATCTCAGCCGGCATCTCGCGTGCAACCACCTGACGAGCTTGCGCCGCGCCGTCGCCCTCGGAACGATCGAATCACCGCCGCCGTACGACGATCCGCGCGCCGATGTGCTGAAGCAGCGCGGACTTGAGCACGAGCAGCGCCTTTTGGAGCAGTTCACGGCCAGCGGCCTCACGGTGGAGGTCATCACCGCGGCCGACGCACCATTCCTGGAGCGCGATCCCGCCGCTGCCGCTGCGCGCACCGAAGAGGCGATGCGCCGCGGCGTCGACGTGATCTACCAGGGGCGCCTGCGGGACGGGGCCGGGCGCTGGAGCGGCTACCCCGACTTCCTGCTCCGGGTGGGCCGGCCGAGCCGCCTGGGCGGCTGGTCGTACGAGGCGCTCGACGCGAAGCTGGCGCGAACGGCCAAGAGCGAGGCGCTGCTGCAGCTCCTCTTGTACTCGGACCTGTTGAGCCAGGCGCAGGGAACCGGCCCCGAGTGGATGCACCTCGCGCTGGGAGGGACGGACCACGAAGGCACGACGAAGTTTCGGGTGGTGGAGTATGCGGCCTACTATCGCGCCGTCCGCCGGCGGTTCGAGGCCCACGCTGCCGCACCGCCGGAGACGTATCCGGAGCCGGTCAGCCACTGCGACATCTGCGACTGGAGGCAATCGTGCGCAAGACAGCGCCGCGCCGACGATCACCTGTCGCTCGTCGCCGGCATAGCGCGCGGCCAGCGGCGCCGGCTTGTCGAGCGGAACGTGACGACGATGACCGATCTCGCCGCACTCCGCTTGCCTATGAACCCTCGACTGGAGGGTGTCACTGCGGGCGCGCTGACCCGGATCCGGGAGCAGGCCCGACTGCAGGTCCAGGGACAGCTTGAACGCCGGCACGTCCACGAGTTGATCACGCCCGTCGAGGCGGACAAGGGGCTTGCTTCGTTGCCGGAACCCTCCGGCGAAGACCTTTTCTTCGACCTCGAAGGAGACGCTTTCGCGGCGGACGGCGGCTTCGAGTACCTGTTCGGCGTTGCGGATCGGAACGGCCGCTACGACGCGTCCTGGGCGCTCGATCACGAGAGCGAGAAGCACGCGTTCGAACGCTTCATCGACCGGGCCCTGGCGAACTGGGCGCAACATCCCGGCTTTCACATCTACCACTACGGCGCCTACGAGACTGTCGCCGTCAAACGTTTGATGAGCCGTTACGCCACTCGCGAGGACGAAGTGGACTGCCTGCTGCGCGGCAGGGTGTTCGTCGACCTGCACCGCGCAGTGCGGCAAGGGCTGCGAGCCTCGGTCGAGAGGTACTCCATCAAGAACCTGGAGCCGTTCTACGGCTACGCGCGCGACGTCGATCTGACGGCCGCTACGCGGGCGCTCGTGCGGTTCGAGGCGGCACTGGAATCGGGTAACCCGGGCGTCATGGCGGAGACACTTCGCACGGAAATCGAGGGTTACAACCGGGACGACTGCCTCTCGACGCTTCGCCTCGCCGAGTGGCTGGAGACATGCCGCGGTGAGTTGGAGAATCTGACCGGCGAAGCGGTTCCCCGGCCGGCCAGCCGGGACGCGGAAGGCGATCGGGAGCGGGAAGAAACGACTGAAGCGGCGGCGCTCTTCGAGGCGCTAACTCGCGATCTGCCCGTCGACGACGACGATCTGGACGTCGATCAGCGGGCGCGGCGGCTCCTGGCGTACCTGCTGGAATTCCACCGTCGCGAGGACAAGTCGATGTGGTGGGAGTTCTTCGACCGCTGCGGTCTCAAGGGGGAGGAGTTCATCGAGAACCGGGCGACGTTGGGAGGGTTGACCTACGTCAGCGAAGTCGGGCAGGTCAAGCGATCCGTCGTCCATCGTTACCGCTTCCCGGAGCAGCAACACGAGATCGAAGCGGGAGACTCGCCAAAGAATCCGGCAACCGCCGAATCGGAGGAATTCAAGTGGGGATCTTGCGGCAAGGTCGTCGACATCGACGACGCGGCCGGAACCGTCGATCTGAAGCGAGTAAGCAACTCACCGGTTCCACATCCCGAAGCGCTCGTCCCGTTGGAGGTGGTTACCAGCGGGGTGTTGCAGGAGAGTCTCGTCCGGCTGGCCCAGGAAGTCATAGCCGACGGATTCCAACCCGACAGCCCGCGCCGCGCCGCGTTCGACCTGCTGCGGCGCTTCCCACCGCGCGTGGCGCCGACAGTCTCTGAGCCGGACCCATCGTGCGCCGATCCGAGGGGGCACCTCGTGGCGCCCGGCGAGAGTCCGCTCGAGGCGGTGCGGCGTATCGCGCGGCAACTCGATCGCTCGGTCCTGCCGGTCCAGGGTCCGCCCGGCAGCGGGAAAACCTATACCGGCGCGCAGGCCATCCTCGATCTACTGGCCGACGGTCGACGCGTCGGCGTGACGGCCAACAGCCACAAGGTGATTTCCAACCTGCTCGGCGCCGTCTGCCGCGCGGCCCCGGTCGACGTGCGTGGAATCCAGAAGGCGAAAGACGACGACGGCTGCCCTGACCAACGCATCGTCCAGGTCACGTCCAACGACGCAGTGGCCGCGGCGCTCGCGTCCGGCGAGGCGAACCTCGCCGGCGGCACCGCCTGGCTATGGGCGCGCGAGGAGATGGCGAGCGCGGTGGACGTGCTTGTCATCGACGAGGCGGGGCAGATGAGTCTCGCCAACACGCTTGCCGTCTCCCAGGCGGCGTCCAGCCTCGTGTTGCTCGGCGACCCGCGACAGCTCGATCAGCCCATCCAGGGCATCCATCCGCCGGGAGCCGACGTGTCGGCGCTCGGCCACCTCCTCGGCGGATCGGCGACGGTCGATCCGGCCCGCGGCGTCTTCCTCGACCATACCTGGCGCATGCACCCCGACGTCTGCGGATTCACGACCGAACAGTTCTACGCGGGGCGGCTCCGCTCGCGCCCCGGCCTTGACCGGCAGATTGTGCTCGGCACGGGCCCTCTGGCCGGCCGCGGCCTCCGCTTCATCCCCGTTGCGCATGCCGGGAACACGAATGCCTCGGACGAAGAGGCCGAACGTGTCGCGGCCTTGGTTCGTGACCTGCTCGAGGCCGACGCCGCCTGGATCGACCAGGACGGCGTTCGGAAGCCGCTGCGTGTGGCGGACATCCTGATCGTGGCGCCCTACAACGCGCATGTAGCGACGCTGCGGGCACGGCTTCCGGACGGCGCGCGGGCCGGCACCGTGGACAAGTTCCAGGGGCAGGAAGCGCCGATCGTTGTTTACTCGATGGCCACTTCGAGCGCCGACGAGGCGCCGCGCGGAATGGAGTTCCTGTACAGCCTGCACCGCCTCAACGTCGCCACCTCCCGCGCCCGCTGCGTGGCGGCCATCGTCGCCAGCCCGAGCCTGTTCGCGCCGGACTGCCGCACCCCGCAGCAGATGCGCCTGGCCAATCCCTTCTGCCGCTTCCTGGAGCTCGCTGAAGCGATACCTTTCGCTCAATAG
- a CDS encoding M28 family peptidase, with protein MTARGMRVWVVVMVMAAAAGACGGGAMPDSPPADGSAATDAPPSVVADGISVETLMAATERMASDEFEGRAPGSRGEELTLAYLTEQFEAVGAEPGNPDGTWVQDVPLVGITPQPGDNLTVTANGESRTLEPAADYVAATKHVVDEVEVNDAEFVFVGYGARAPEYDWDDFGDADLSGKILLFLVNDPPLEDIFGGNAMTYYGRWTYKHEIAAELGAAGSLVIHETGPAGYPWEVVGSSPYGEAFDLVAADDNLGRATFEGWVQRATAESLFQMAGLDFEEAKAQAATREFRPVPLGVTGSLRIRNELRRIASQNFVARIPGSEAPDEVVIYCAHWDHMGRDTSLEGDQIYNGAADNATGTAGLIEIARAFLAAAEPPRRTVLFLAVTAEEQGLLGSRHYGENPLYPTAQTVAAINMDVLNQWGRTSDLTVVGYGQSELDDVAAEVAARLNRTLAPDPEPEKGFYFRSDHFSFARVGVPAFYGDPGVEYIGKAPGYGLEKRNEYNVNDYHKVSDEVKPDWDMSGAVEDLTFMYEMGALLAGSERWPAWSETSEFRAIREAQRPQ; from the coding sequence ATGACAGCGCGTGGCATGCGGGTGTGGGTGGTGGTGATGGTAATGGCGGCAGCGGCTGGCGCGTGCGGTGGCGGGGCGATGCCCGACTCCCCGCCGGCGGACGGCTCGGCGGCAACCGATGCGCCGCCGTCGGTCGTTGCGGACGGGATCTCTGTCGAGACGCTCATGGCGGCGACCGAGCGCATGGCCTCGGACGAGTTCGAGGGGCGGGCGCCCGGTTCACGCGGTGAGGAGTTGACGCTTGCCTATCTGACGGAGCAGTTCGAAGCGGTCGGGGCGGAGCCGGGTAACCCGGACGGCACCTGGGTGCAGGACGTTCCGCTCGTCGGCATCACGCCGCAGCCGGGCGACAACCTGACCGTCACCGCGAACGGCGAAAGCCGGACGCTGGAGCCGGCGGCCGACTATGTCGCCGCGACCAAGCATGTCGTCGACGAGGTGGAAGTGAACGATGCCGAGTTCGTCTTCGTCGGCTACGGCGCCCGGGCACCGGAGTACGACTGGGACGACTTCGGGGACGCCGACCTCAGCGGCAAGATCCTCCTCTTCCTGGTGAACGACCCGCCCCTCGAGGACATCTTCGGCGGCAACGCGATGACCTATTACGGCCGCTGGACCTACAAGCACGAGATTGCAGCGGAGCTGGGCGCGGCCGGCTCGCTGGTCATCCACGAGACCGGCCCGGCCGGCTACCCGTGGGAAGTGGTCGGGAGCTCGCCCTACGGCGAGGCGTTCGACTTGGTGGCCGCCGACGACAATCTCGGGCGAGCCACGTTCGAGGGCTGGGTGCAGCGCGCCACCGCCGAGTCGCTGTTCCAGATGGCGGGTCTCGACTTCGAGGAGGCGAAGGCGCAGGCCGCCACACGTGAGTTCCGGCCGGTTCCGCTCGGCGTTACGGGCAGCCTCCGGATCCGGAACGAGCTGCGGCGGATCGCATCGCAGAACTTCGTCGCGAGGATCCCCGGGAGCGAGGCGCCGGACGAGGTGGTCATCTACTGCGCGCACTGGGATCACATGGGGCGCGACACGAGCCTGGAGGGGGATCAGATCTACAACGGCGCGGCCGACAACGCGACCGGGACGGCCGGCCTGATCGAGATCGCGCGGGCGTTCCTGGCGGCGGCCGAGCCGCCGCGGCGCACGGTGCTGTTCCTCGCGGTGACGGCGGAGGAGCAGGGGCTGCTCGGTTCGCGCCACTACGGCGAGAACCCCCTCTATCCGACGGCGCAGACGGTTGCCGCGATCAACATGGACGTGCTCAATCAGTGGGGGCGGACGAGCGACCTGACGGTCGTCGGCTACGGGCAGTCAGAGCTGGATGACGTCGCGGCCGAGGTTGCCGCGCGCCTCAACCGGACGCTCGCGCCCGACCCGGAGCCGGAAAAGGGCTTCTACTTCCGTTCCGACCATTTCTCGTTCGCGCGGGTCGGCGTCCCCGCTTTCTACGGCGACCCGGGGGTCGAGTACATCGGCAAGGCGCCCGGCTACGGACTGGAGAAGCGGAACGAATACAACGTGAACGACTACCACAAGGTGTCGGACGAGGTGAAACCCGACTGGGACATGTCCGGCGCCGTCGAGGACCTGACGTTCATGTACGAGATGGGCGCCCTGCTCGCCGGCAGCGAGCGCTGGCCGGCATGGAGCGAAACCAGCGAGTTCCGCGCGATTCGCGAGGCGCAGCGCCCGCAGTAG
- a CDS encoding alpha/beta fold hydrolase, with translation MLLDTLEIDPPGPPGASVIWMHGLGADAHDFYGIPPELGLPADLNVRYVFPNAPRMPVTINQGWVMPAWYDIRGFGPRDQDETGIRASAERIGQLIGHEVERGVPERRIVLAGFSQGGAMALFTGLRHPAALAGVMCLSGYLVLHETLEAELSEANRAVPVFQGHGTDDPMVPVRLAHGTRDLLTSTGYQVEYHEYQMPHTVCGEEVRDIGAWLARVLA, from the coding sequence CTGCTCCTCGACACGCTGGAAATCGACCCGCCGGGTCCGCCCGGGGCATCCGTCATCTGGATGCATGGGCTCGGGGCAGACGCGCACGACTTCTACGGGATACCTCCGGAGCTGGGGCTTCCGGCGGATCTGAACGTGCGCTACGTGTTTCCGAACGCGCCGCGGATGCCGGTGACCATCAACCAGGGATGGGTGATGCCGGCCTGGTACGACATCCGGGGCTTCGGGCCGCGCGATCAGGACGAAACCGGGATCCGGGCATCAGCAGAGCGGATCGGCCAGTTGATCGGGCACGAGGTGGAGCGTGGCGTCCCGGAGCGCCGGATCGTGCTGGCCGGATTCTCGCAGGGCGGCGCGATGGCGTTGTTCACCGGCCTGCGGCATCCGGCGGCCCTGGCGGGGGTGATGTGCCTGTCCGGCTACCTGGTGCTGCACGAGACGCTGGAGGCGGAGTTGTCGGAGGCGAACCGGGCTGTCCCGGTCTTCCAGGGGCATGGGACCGACGACCCGATGGTGCCGGTGAGATTGGCGCATGGGACGCGGGATCTCCTGACGTCGACGGGTTACCAGGTGGAATACCACGAGTATCAGATGCCGCACACCGTCTGTGGGGAGGAGGTACGGGACATCGGAGCATGGCTGGCGCGCGTGCTCGCGTAG
- a CDS encoding S9 family peptidase — translation MAGLRQGAWIAATALLTACVGETVIDRGIEVPPPPPTDVREVVDTLHGVEIADPYRWLEDQDAPETRAWIDAQNAYTDSLLDGLPGREALRERAAAVLERDTIGLPNERGGRYFFSRRRADQDLSVLYWRDGLDGADQVLIDPHPMSPDHTTSVELRDLSDDGTMAVYAVREGGVDEVAIHVRNVDSGEDLPDVLPPARHGSVLLAPDGSGLFYERYGDVTPRVMFHAFGSPMAEDVQLFGEGYEQHQIPSTVISDDGRWMAVHVIEGSSGPTEIHIKDLANDTPFVTVIADGVSESWGHFAGDQFVIVTNLDAPNKRVVVADPANPAVEEWREVIPEREGVVVQGASSLGGKLVVFFLQDVQPGVAIHELDGAHVRDLAFDTVGSVGGGAGRWMSDEAFFTFQTFHVPRTIYRYDIATGEQSVWAAPETPVDPAAYEVTQRWFHSKDGTRVPMFVVAPPGVTLDGANPTLLTGYGGFNNAMTPLFSALATTWLESGGVFALANIRGGSEFGEGWHEAGMLANKQNVYDDFIAAAEHLIAEGYTSSEHLAIRGGSNGGLLVGAVSNQRPDLFGAVVCTYPLLDMIRYHQFLVASFWVPEYGSSEDPEQFEWLHAYSPYHNVTDGGDYPATLYLSGDGDTRVAPLHARKMAALMQARNGSKNPILLRYHTQAGHSGGQPVSQQIDEMVDTISFLLWQVGRE, via the coding sequence ATGGCCGGATTGCGACAGGGCGCCTGGATTGCCGCCACCGCGTTGCTGACCGCCTGCGTAGGGGAGACCGTGATCGATCGGGGCATCGAGGTGCCACCACCACCGCCCACCGACGTACGTGAAGTCGTCGACACACTCCACGGCGTCGAGATCGCGGACCCGTACCGCTGGCTGGAGGATCAGGACGCACCGGAGACGCGGGCGTGGATTGATGCCCAGAATGCCTACACGGACAGCCTTCTGGATGGCCTCCCCGGCCGCGAAGCGCTTCGCGAGCGAGCCGCGGCGGTGCTGGAGCGTGACACGATTGGCCTGCCGAACGAGCGGGGCGGGCGCTACTTCTTCAGCCGTCGTCGCGCGGATCAGGACCTGTCAGTCCTCTACTGGCGCGACGGCCTCGACGGCGCGGATCAGGTGCTGATCGACCCGCATCCGATGAGCCCGGACCACACGACGTCGGTCGAGTTGCGGGACCTGTCGGACGACGGGACCATGGCGGTCTATGCCGTACGTGAAGGAGGCGTCGACGAGGTGGCGATCCATGTCCGCAACGTCGACAGCGGCGAGGACTTGCCGGACGTGCTGCCGCCCGCGCGCCACGGGTCCGTGCTGCTGGCTCCCGACGGCAGCGGCCTCTTTTACGAGCGCTACGGGGATGTGACGCCGCGCGTCATGTTCCACGCGTTCGGGTCGCCGATGGCGGAGGACGTGCAGCTCTTCGGCGAGGGTTATGAGCAGCATCAGATCCCCTCGACGGTGATCTCCGACGACGGCCGGTGGATGGCCGTGCACGTGATCGAAGGATCGTCCGGTCCGACCGAAATCCACATCAAGGACCTCGCGAACGACACGCCGTTCGTGACCGTCATTGCCGATGGCGTTTCGGAGTCGTGGGGCCACTTTGCCGGCGATCAGTTCGTCATCGTCACGAACCTGGATGCGCCGAACAAGCGGGTCGTCGTGGCCGATCCGGCGAACCCGGCGGTCGAGGAGTGGCGCGAGGTAATCCCGGAACGGGAGGGTGTGGTCGTGCAGGGGGCCAGTTCGCTCGGAGGAAAGCTGGTCGTGTTCTTTCTGCAGGACGTCCAGCCGGGCGTCGCCATCCACGAGTTGGACGGTGCGCATGTCCGGGATCTCGCCTTCGACACGGTCGGATCCGTCGGTGGCGGCGCCGGTCGCTGGATGAGCGACGAAGCGTTCTTCACGTTTCAAACCTTCCATGTCCCGCGCACGATCTACCGCTATGACATCGCGACCGGCGAGCAGTCTGTCTGGGCCGCGCCGGAAACGCCGGTCGATCCGGCCGCCTACGAAGTGACGCAGCGGTGGTTCCATTCAAAGGACGGCACGCGCGTCCCGATGTTCGTCGTCGCCCCACCCGGGGTAACGCTGGACGGCGCGAACCCAACGCTGCTCACGGGATACGGCGGCTTCAACAACGCGATGACGCCGCTGTTCTCCGCCCTCGCGACGACCTGGCTCGAGTCGGGCGGCGTCTTCGCCCTTGCCAACATCCGCGGCGGGAGCGAGTTTGGCGAGGGATGGCACGAGGCAGGCATGCTAGCGAACAAGCAGAATGTCTACGATGACTTCATCGCCGCCGCCGAGCACCTGATCGCCGAGGGGTACACCAGCAGCGAGCACCTGGCGATCCGGGGCGGAAGCAACGGCGGCTTGCTGGTGGGCGCCGTCTCGAATCAGCGCCCAGACCTGTTCGGCGCGGTCGTCTGCACCTATCCGCTGCTCGATATGATCCGCTACCACCAGTTCCTGGTCGCCAGCTTCTGGGTGCCCGAGTACGGTTCGAGCGAGGATCCCGAACAGTTCGAGTGGTTGCACGCTTACTCGCCGTACCACAACGTGACCGACGGCGGCGACTATCCGGCAACCCTCTATCTTTCCGGCGACGGCGATACACGCGTCGCGCCGCTGCACGCGCGTAAGATGGCGGCGCTGATGCAGGCAAGGAACGGATCGAAGAACCCGATTCTGCTGCGTTATCACACGCAGGCGGGTCACTCCGGGGGCCAGCCGGTGAGCCAGCAGATCGACGAGATGGTCGACACGATCAGCTTTCTGCTCTGGCAGGTGGGACGCGAATAG
- a CDS encoding PQQ-binding-like beta-propeller repeat protein, protein MPAPGWPSFLLRFLACGIAAIFVTGVIGPVLFAQDADRIRPVTDVELENPSPDEWLMWRRTLDGWGYSPLDQVNRDNVADLRLVWSRALQPGRQQGTPLVRGGVMFMPNPRDIIQAIDAVTGDLIWEHRRDRPDDLADYMIGTLIDTNRNIAIHGELIIDTSMDDHIFALHAETGEVVWDTEILDYQVNPANQTSGPIVSGGRVFSGRSCDPRGGPNGCVITAHDAATGEELWRRRLIPAPGEPGDETWGDVPFEQRTHVGSWMVPSYDPELNLVYVGTSVTSPAPKYMLGGTDLAHLYHNSTLALHGDTGEIVWYYQHMNDHWDLDHPFERLLVDTAVRPDPSAVSWINPRLQPGEERRVVTGIPGKTGIVYTLDRETGEFLWATPTIVQNVVSGIDGATGAVTENAELIFTSQGQTVLACPHASGGKDWEAGAYSPLTNTMYMPLRNVCSQMMAMAEPDELDEARRLYAIAWRPEIAPGTDQVGSVQAISAETGEVVWNYQQRAATMALAATGGGLIFGGDVNGRFRAFDHETGEILWEVNLGSPVSGFPITYAVDGRQYVAVSTGYGRFLELTPELRPSTGNNLFVFTLSE, encoded by the coding sequence ATGCCCGCACCCGGCTGGCCGTCGTTTCTGCTGAGGTTTCTCGCCTGCGGCATTGCCGCCATCTTCGTGACTGGCGTGATCGGGCCCGTGCTGTTCGCGCAGGACGCCGATCGCATCCGGCCGGTCACCGACGTGGAACTCGAGAACCCGAGCCCCGACGAGTGGCTGATGTGGCGCCGGACGCTCGACGGCTGGGGCTACAGCCCGCTCGACCAGGTCAATCGAGACAACGTGGCCGACCTCCGGCTGGTCTGGTCACGCGCCCTCCAGCCAGGGCGCCAGCAGGGGACGCCGCTGGTTCGTGGCGGCGTCATGTTCATGCCGAACCCGCGCGACATCATCCAGGCCATAGACGCGGTGACGGGCGATCTGATCTGGGAGCACCGCCGCGATCGCCCCGACGATCTGGCCGACTACATGATCGGCACGCTGATCGACACCAACCGGAACATCGCCATCCATGGCGAGCTGATTATCGATACCAGCATGGACGACCACATCTTCGCCCTGCACGCGGAGACCGGCGAGGTGGTGTGGGACACCGAGATTCTCGACTACCAGGTGAACCCGGCCAACCAGACGTCGGGGCCGATCGTCTCCGGCGGAAGGGTGTTCTCCGGACGGAGTTGCGACCCGCGCGGCGGCCCGAACGGTTGCGTCATCACCGCGCACGATGCGGCGACCGGCGAGGAGCTGTGGCGTCGGCGGCTGATTCCGGCCCCCGGCGAGCCGGGCGACGAGACGTGGGGCGACGTCCCGTTCGAGCAGAGGACGCATGTCGGTTCGTGGATGGTTCCGAGCTACGACCCGGAGCTGAACCTGGTCTACGTCGGCACGTCGGTTACGTCGCCGGCGCCGAAGTACATGCTTGGAGGCACGGACCTTGCACACCTCTACCACAACTCCACCCTCGCCCTGCACGGGGATACCGGCGAGATCGTCTGGTATTACCAGCACATGAACGACCACTGGGATCTCGACCACCCGTTCGAGCGCCTGCTCGTCGATACCGCCGTGCGGCCGGATCCGTCCGCCGTGAGCTGGATCAACCCGCGGCTGCAACCGGGCGAGGAGCGGCGCGTCGTGACCGGCATTCCCGGCAAGACGGGCATCGTCTACACCCTGGACCGCGAGACCGGGGAGTTCCTGTGGGCGACGCCGACCATCGTCCAGAACGTCGTCAGCGGCATCGACGGCGCGACCGGCGCGGTGACCGAGAACGCGGAGCTGATCTTCACCTCCCAGGGCCAGACGGTGCTGGCCTGCCCGCACGCCAGCGGCGGGAAGGACTGGGAAGCCGGAGCCTACAGCCCGCTGACCAACACGATGTACATGCCGCTACGCAACGTCTGCTCCCAGATGATGGCAATGGCCGAGCCTGACGAGCTGGACGAGGCCCGCCGGCTCTACGCCATCGCCTGGCGCCCCGAGATCGCGCCCGGGACCGACCAGGTCGGGAGCGTCCAGGCGATCTCGGCCGAGACCGGGGAGGTGGTCTGGAACTACCAGCAGCGGGCCGCCACCATGGCGCTCGCGGCCACCGGGGGCGGGCTCATCTTCGGCGGCGACGTAAACGGACGATTCCGGGCCTTCGACCACGAGACGGGTGAGATCCTGTGGGAAGTCAACCTCGGCTCGCCCGTTTCCGGCTTCCCTATCACTTACGCGGTGGACGGCCGGCAGTACGTCGCGGTCAGCACCGGCTATGGTCGCTTTCTGGAACTGACGCCGGAACTACGCCCCAGCACCGGGAACAACCTCTTCGTCTTCACCCTGTCTGAGTGA